One window of the Pyxicephalus adspersus chromosome 5, UCB_Pads_2.0, whole genome shotgun sequence genome contains the following:
- the ST3GAL1 gene encoding CMP-N-acetylneuraminate-beta-galactosamide-alpha-2,3-sialyltransferase 1, with translation MVALRHRNLKLFTIALAFFAITITSFLLNYTQNSVLITWNPEKYFRFSGSFVRFIASMRRPCACETCVSEAEVSLWFDERYNLSISPLLTKQNSLLSESTYKWWMRLQGERNPIDVNIATEELFKVIPGESNLLERSPYQCRTCAVVGNSGNLKESGYGLDIDSHNFVFRMNHAPTTKFEKDVGNKTTHHFVYPESVRDLSENVSMILIPFKTLDLQWVVSALTTGTINFTYAPVPRKIKVSKDKILVYHPEFMKYVYDRWLMHHGRYPSTGLLSVVFALHICDKVDLYGFGADSKGNWHHYWENNPSAGAFRQTGVHDGDFEADIIGNLTSIKKINIYRGR, from the exons ATGGTGGCCTTAAGGCACAGAAACTTGAAGCTGTTTACCATCGCTTTGGCTTTTTTTGCCATCACCATCACATCTTTCCTCCTGAACTACACCCAGAACTCTGTGCTCATCACCTGGAACCCCGAAAAATACTTCCGCTTCTCTGGGTCCTTCGTGAGGTTCATCGCATCCATGAGGAGGCCGTGTGCCTGCGAGACGTGTGTGTCCGAGGCCGAGGTGTCTCTGTGGTTTGATGAGAGGTATAATCTGAGCATTTCACCCCTCCTGACCAAGCAGAACAGCTTACTGTCGGAGAGTACGTACAAGTGGTGGATG CGATTACAAGGTGAGAGGAACCCCATTGATGTCAATATAGCCACCGAGGAGCTGTTTAAGGTCATCCCCGGAGAGAGCAACCTGCTAGAGCGCAGTCCGTACCAGTGCCGAACGTGTGCCGTGGTGGGGAATTCAGGAAATCTGAAGGAATCGGGCTATGGACTGGACATCGATTCTCACAATTTTGTGTTTAG GATGAATCACGCACCCACCACAAAGTTCGAGAAGGACGTAGGGAATAAAACAACGCATCATTTTGTGTACCCGGAGAGCGTCCGTGATCTGTCTGAAAATGTCAGCATGATCCTGATCCCCTTCAAGACTCTGGACCTGCAGTGGGTGGTCAGCGCTCTCACCACCGGAACCATCAACTT CACCTACGCTCCAGTGCCACGCAAAATCAAAGTTTCCAAAGACAAG ATCCTTGTCTATCACCCAGAATTCATGAAGTACGTGTACGACCGATGGTTGATGCATCATGGCCGGTACCCCTCCACAGGACTTCTAAGCGTTGTATTTGCTCTTCATATCTGCGACAAG GTGGACTTGTACGGATTCGGAGCAGACAGTAAAGGAAACTGGCACCATTACTGGGAGAACAATCCATCAGCAGGAGCTTTCCGACAAACTGGGGTCCACGATGGAGATTTTGAAGCTGATATCATAGGCAATTtaacttctattaaaaaaattaacatctaCAGAGGTAGATGA